A genome region from Geobacter pickeringii includes the following:
- a CDS encoding cytochrome c biogenesis protein ResB: MIRKTYAFLASLSFGLWLMGGVMALLAAGSFVGGEQSALNAMPLFAWLGQAPVAASWWLWGALALLGLLVCNTVLCSVETLRQGWGERRLLQLLAPQLMHLGFLLIVLAHLLSARGGAKEAMQVDQGSVLSFPDGSSVRVTALATTPGPMGMPVDFSAGIVATAGGRQTTTILRPNHPFFHDGVGIYLKHVEPFPVPVGYVELHYEPGAGWALAGALLFTAGNVALLAVRRGRPLAG, encoded by the coding sequence ATGATCAGAAAAACCTATGCATTCCTCGCCTCGCTCTCCTTTGGCCTCTGGCTCATGGGGGGGGTCATGGCGCTCCTGGCGGCGGGCTCCTTCGTGGGGGGCGAGCAGAGCGCCCTCAACGCCATGCCGCTCTTCGCCTGGCTCGGCCAGGCTCCCGTCGCCGCCTCCTGGTGGCTCTGGGGGGCCCTCGCGCTCCTGGGGCTGCTGGTGTGCAATACGGTGCTCTGCAGCGTCGAGACCCTCCGGCAGGGGTGGGGGGAGCGGCGTCTCCTCCAGCTCCTCGCCCCCCAGCTGATGCACCTCGGCTTCCTGCTGATCGTGCTGGCCCATCTCCTGAGCGCCCGGGGGGGCGCGAAGGAGGCGATGCAGGTCGACCAGGGGAGTGTCCTCTCGTTTCCCGACGGGAGCAGCGTCCGGGTCACGGCCCTCGCGACGACGCCGGGGCCCATGGGGATGCCGGTCGATTTCAGCGCCGGCATCGTGGCGACGGCGGGGGGGCGCCAGACAACGACCATCCTCCGCCCCAACCACCCCTTCTTCCACGACGGGGTGGGGATCTATCTCAAGCACGTGGAGCCGTTCCCCGTGCCGGTCGGCTACGTGGAGCTCCACTACGAGCCGGGGGCAGGGTGGGCCCTGGCGGGTGCGCTCCTCTTCACGGCCGGCAACGTCGCCCTTCTGGCGGTGCGTCGGGGGAGGCCCCTGGCGGGGTAA
- a CDS encoding DUF4139 domain-containing protein has translation MADQKGVELTIYNQNLGLVKDRREIRLGAGSGELRFMDVAAQVIPTSVAISSPDGGLRVLEQNYEYDLLSPQKLMEKYVGKEVKLYQKNPQTEREESLTATLLSTNGGPVFRIGDEITFGHPGRLIFPGVPEDLIARPTLVWLLESAAAKSPTVEASYLTAGISWRADYILTLDEKDQRGDLAGWVTIDNRSGTAYRNATLKLVAGDIHRLPEEEPRLEKTLRAAAMAAPAPQFREEGFFEYHLYTLQRPSTIKDNQTKQISLVTADAIPVTKEYLFRGDGFSYTTPVGDAAGNRKVGVYVELENRREHHLGMPLPKGVVRVYKRDAAGSLQFVGEDAIDHTPEKEKVRVKLGDAFDVVGERKQAEWKKIAADTYEAAFEVRLRNHKREDVTVKVVEPVPGDWQMLASSHPHVRGDAHGAEFRVPVPKEGEATLTYRVRMRY, from the coding sequence GTGGCCGACCAGAAGGGGGTCGAGCTCACCATCTACAACCAGAACCTCGGCCTGGTGAAGGACCGCCGGGAGATCCGCCTCGGCGCGGGGAGCGGTGAACTCCGCTTCATGGACGTGGCGGCCCAGGTCATCCCGACGAGCGTCGCCATCTCCTCCCCCGACGGCGGCCTCCGGGTGCTGGAGCAGAACTACGAATACGACCTCCTCTCCCCCCAGAAGCTGATGGAGAAGTACGTGGGGAAGGAGGTGAAGCTCTACCAGAAGAATCCCCAGACCGAGCGGGAAGAGAGCCTCACCGCCACGCTCCTCTCCACCAACGGCGGGCCGGTCTTCCGGATCGGCGACGAGATCACCTTCGGCCACCCGGGGCGGCTCATCTTCCCCGGCGTCCCGGAAGACCTCATCGCCCGGCCGACGCTGGTCTGGCTCCTGGAGAGTGCCGCCGCGAAGAGCCCGACGGTGGAGGCCTCCTACCTTACCGCCGGCATCTCCTGGCGGGCCGACTACATCCTGACTCTCGACGAGAAGGACCAGAGGGGGGACCTCGCCGGCTGGGTCACCATCGACAACCGGAGCGGCACGGCCTACCGCAATGCCACCCTCAAGCTGGTGGCCGGCGACATCCACCGGCTCCCCGAGGAGGAGCCGCGGCTGGAGAAGACCCTGCGCGCCGCGGCCATGGCGGCCCCCGCCCCGCAGTTCCGAGAAGAGGGGTTCTTCGAGTACCACCTCTACACCCTCCAGCGCCCCTCCACCATCAAGGATAACCAGACCAAGCAGATCAGCCTCGTCACCGCCGACGCCATCCCGGTGACGAAGGAGTACCTCTTCCGCGGCGACGGCTTCTCCTACACCACTCCCGTCGGCGATGCCGCCGGGAATCGGAAGGTGGGGGTCTACGTGGAGCTGGAGAACCGGCGGGAGCACCATCTCGGGATGCCGCTGCCGAAGGGGGTGGTGCGGGTCTACAAGCGGGATGCGGCGGGAAGCCTCCAGTTCGTGGGCGAGGACGCCATCGACCACACCCCGGAGAAGGAGAAGGTGCGGGTGAAGCTCGGCGACGCCTTCGACGTGGTGGGGGAGCGGAAGCAGGCCGAATGGAAGAAGATCGCTGCCGACACCTACGAAGCGGCCTTCGAGGTGCGGCTCCGCAACCACAAGCGGGAGGATGTCACGGTGAAGGTGGTGGAGCCGGTTCCCGGCGACTGGCAGATGCTCGCGTCATCCCACCCCCATGTCAGGGGGGACGCCCACGGTGCCGAATTCCGCGTCCCGGTGCCGAAGGAGGGCGAGGCGACCCTCACCTACCGGGTGCGGATGCGGTACTGA
- a CDS encoding peptidylprolyl isomerase produces MVKRIIFALILGGIFSALVIAGNADAAEKGKNPVVLMETTLGNVKIELNQEKAPASVKNFLEYAKAGFYNGTIFHRVIPGFMVQGGGFTTDRKQKETRAPIRNEADNGLRNDRGTISMARTANPDSATAQFFINVVNNDGLNRPSPDGYGYAVFGKVIEGMEVVDKIAATPTQRLNMLFANLPVTPVVITAVKVIK; encoded by the coding sequence ATGGTCAAAAGAATCATTTTCGCCCTCATCCTCGGGGGAATCTTCAGCGCCCTCGTCATCGCCGGCAATGCCGACGCCGCCGAAAAGGGGAAAAACCCGGTGGTGCTCATGGAGACGACCCTCGGCAACGTGAAGATCGAGCTCAACCAGGAGAAGGCGCCGGCCAGCGTCAAGAACTTCCTCGAATACGCGAAGGCGGGCTTTTACAACGGCACCATCTTCCACCGGGTCATCCCCGGCTTCATGGTCCAGGGGGGAGGCTTCACCACCGACCGGAAGCAGAAGGAGACCCGGGCCCCGATCAGGAACGAGGCGGACAACGGCCTCAGGAACGACCGGGGGACCATCTCCATGGCCCGCACTGCCAATCCTGACAGCGCCACCGCCCAGTTCTTCATCAACGTGGTGAACAATGACGGCCTCAACCGCCCGAGCCCCGACGGCTACGGCTATGCCGTCTTCGGCAAGGTGATCGAGGGGATGGAAGTGGTGGACAAGATCGCCGCCACCCCCACCCAGCGCCTCAACATGCTCTTCGCCAACCTCCCCGTGACGCCGGTGGTCATCACCGCGGTGAAGGTGATCAAGTAA
- a CDS encoding 50S ribosomal protein L11 methyltransferase, which produces MYGRIFTPFRVGGFIIVPEDHPIPAGAGLPLVMGKKGAFGSGEHETTASCLEELEKFPSLVGARVLDLGSGTGILAVAAVRLGAASVVAVDIEPAAARSCAANVRLNGMEGRVHTVCGELATVGGSGYDLLLANIYADIHLALADEMVRLVLPGGTLILSGIPLQDKFDVQRRFERLGCTLADLRILEEYTTFVMKKG; this is translated from the coding sequence ATGTACGGACGCATCTTCACCCCCTTCCGCGTCGGGGGGTTCATCATCGTGCCGGAGGATCACCCCATCCCCGCGGGAGCCGGCCTCCCCCTCGTCATGGGGAAGAAGGGGGCCTTCGGCTCCGGCGAGCACGAGACCACCGCCTCCTGCCTGGAGGAGCTGGAGAAGTTCCCCTCCCTGGTCGGGGCGCGGGTCCTCGATCTCGGGAGCGGCACCGGCATCCTGGCGGTGGCAGCGGTGCGGCTCGGCGCCGCATCGGTGGTGGCGGTGGACATCGAGCCGGCGGCGGCACGCTCCTGCGCCGCCAACGTCCGGCTGAACGGGATGGAGGGGAGGGTCCACACCGTCTGCGGAGAGCTGGCCACCGTGGGGGGGAGCGGGTACGATCTCCTCCTCGCCAACATCTACGCCGACATCCACCTGGCCCTGGCCGACGAGATGGTCCGCCTCGTCCTCCCCGGCGGCACCCTCATCCTCTCGGGCATCCCGCTGCAGGACAAGTTCGACGTCCAGCGCCGCTTCGAGCGCCTCGGCTGCACCCTGGCCGACCTGCGCATCCTTGAGGAGTACACCACGTTCGTCATGAAGAAGGGTTGA
- a CDS encoding phosphoglucomutase/phosphomannomutase family protein, with the protein MQIKFGTDGWRGVIAREFTFDNLSLVAQATMDYLKREGLADKGLVIGYDRRFLSRDFAERVAEIAAGNGIRVWLTDGYAPTPAVSWAVRELGAGGGVMITASHNPPVYNGFKVKESFGGSARPATTKILEELVAANRGAGRGVEALPLAEARAAGTVTLFGATGGYFAQLARYVDLDLIRRAEIPVAVDPMYGAGAGLLPALLPGAFEIHGEENPNFGGQPPEPTEEHLEELCRLVESGRFRVGLALDGDADRIGAVDETGAFFSSHRIFTVILRHLFERKGLRGGVVKTVSTTRMIDLLAEKYDLPLFETPIGFKHICELMLEHDILMGGEESGGLGVKGHIPERDGVLMGLLLLEAMAMSGKGLRQLLDETMDEIGHFSYRRLDLPIDEKSKADLIARLRQDRIDTIAGHAVASTNFRDGFKFIFEDGSWLLIRPSGTEPVLRLYSEAGDPEVVTGLLAAAREIARV; encoded by the coding sequence ATGCAGATAAAGTTCGGGACCGACGGGTGGCGCGGCGTCATCGCCCGGGAGTTCACCTTCGACAACCTCTCCCTCGTGGCCCAGGCCACCATGGACTACCTGAAGCGGGAAGGGCTCGCGGACAAGGGGCTCGTCATCGGGTACGACCGCCGCTTCCTCTCCCGCGACTTCGCCGAGCGGGTGGCGGAGATCGCCGCCGGCAACGGGATCCGGGTCTGGCTCACCGACGGCTACGCCCCGACGCCGGCCGTCTCCTGGGCGGTGCGGGAACTCGGGGCGGGGGGCGGGGTGATGATCACCGCGAGCCACAATCCGCCGGTCTACAACGGCTTCAAGGTGAAGGAATCCTTCGGCGGCTCGGCCCGCCCCGCCACCACCAAGATCCTGGAGGAGTTGGTGGCGGCGAACCGGGGGGCGGGGCGGGGGGTGGAGGCGCTCCCCCTGGCCGAGGCGCGCGCCGCCGGCACCGTTACCCTCTTTGGCGCCACCGGGGGGTACTTTGCCCAGCTTGCCCGCTACGTCGACCTCGACCTGATCCGCCGTGCGGAGATACCGGTGGCCGTCGACCCGATGTACGGCGCCGGCGCCGGCCTTCTCCCCGCGCTCCTCCCCGGGGCGTTCGAGATCCACGGGGAGGAGAACCCGAACTTCGGCGGCCAGCCGCCGGAGCCGACGGAGGAGCATCTTGAGGAGCTCTGCCGGCTTGTGGAAAGCGGCCGCTTTCGGGTGGGGCTCGCCCTGGACGGCGACGCCGACCGGATCGGCGCGGTGGACGAGACCGGCGCGTTCTTCTCCTCCCACCGGATCTTTACGGTGATCCTCCGTCACCTCTTCGAGCGGAAGGGGCTCCGCGGAGGGGTGGTGAAGACCGTCTCCACCACGCGGATGATCGATCTCCTGGCGGAGAAATACGACCTTCCCCTCTTCGAGACCCCCATCGGCTTCAAGCATATCTGCGAGCTGATGCTGGAGCACGACATCCTCATGGGTGGGGAGGAGTCGGGGGGGCTCGGCGTCAAGGGGCATATCCCGGAGCGCGACGGGGTTCTCATGGGGCTCCTCCTCCTGGAGGCGATGGCGATGTCCGGCAAGGGGCTTCGCCAGCTCCTGGACGAGACCATGGACGAGATCGGGCACTTCTCTTACCGCCGTCTCGACCTCCCCATCGACGAGAAATCCAAGGCGGACCTCATCGCACGGCTCAGACAGGATCGGATCGACACCATTGCGGGCCATGCGGTGGCCTCCACCAATTTCCGCGATGGCTTCAAGTTCATCTTCGAGGACGGCTCCTGGCTCCTGATCCGCCCATCCGGCACCGAGCCGGTGCTCCGCCTCTACAGCGAGGCCGGTGACCCGGAGGTCGTCACCGGGCTTCTGGCGGCGGCGCGGGAGATCGCCCGGGTCTGA
- a CDS encoding ParA family protein, with product MADIIGIVQVKGGVGRSTIATNLAAILSLRKPTALVDCDLPQGTSASWYEVRKGEMPPENLTLAAARDHRELVSRVAELSGGHRYVVIDGPPRLAAMTRAIIVMSQLCLVPLNASAAEIWSTADLVRTVEEARQVRSDVDARIVWNRFRGNTREAQELSAAARDELNLSEMATRLGYRVAYSEALARGLSVDEWLDRTAHAEMRALVDEVRAILKGRRP from the coding sequence ATGGCAGACATCATCGGCATCGTTCAGGTGAAGGGAGGCGTTGGGCGGTCGACGATCGCCACCAACCTGGCGGCCATCCTCTCGCTCCGAAAACCGACCGCCTTGGTGGACTGCGACCTTCCCCAGGGGACAAGCGCCTCATGGTACGAGGTGCGCAAGGGGGAAATGCCGCCCGAAAACCTCACCCTTGCCGCGGCGCGGGATCACCGGGAGTTGGTCAGCCGGGTTGCTGAACTGTCGGGGGGACACCGCTACGTCGTCATCGACGGGCCTCCGCGGCTCGCCGCCATGACGCGGGCGATCATCGTCATGAGCCAGCTCTGTCTCGTCCCCCTCAACGCCAGCGCTGCCGAAATCTGGTCCACGGCAGACCTTGTCAGGACCGTGGAAGAGGCCCGCCAGGTCCGCTCCGACGTGGATGCCCGAATCGTCTGGAACCGGTTCCGCGGGAACACCCGGGAGGCCCAGGAGCTGAGCGCCGCTGCACGCGATGAACTGAATCTCTCCGAAATGGCCACACGACTCGGTTACCGGGTGGCCTACAGCGAGGCACTGGCGCGGGGACTCTCCGTCGACGAATGGCTCGATCGAACCGCACATGCTGAAATGCGCGCCTTGGTCGACGAGGTGCGCGCCATACTCAAAGGGAGGCGTCCATGA
- the ppk1 gene encoding polyphosphate kinase 1 has translation MVHKGRLPKSDILDPIATGEAEIDLAAPELYLNRELTWLEFNQRVLHEAEDPRTPLLERTKFVAIVGSNLDEFFMKRIGGLKQQVGAGVQNPTVDGRPPLQQIAECYAVVRELVERKRRAFGELLTLLKGAGIEILGYSELSETERTVLRQHYYRNIYPLLTPQSIDPAHPFPFISNLSLNLLVTLRYSGDRETSLARVKVPVGAGIPRFLRVGNGERFVPLEEVMRHNLEMLFPEMEVMACELFRVTRNANTERSEEQADDLLSLIESELQDRRFAPIVRLEVGDGMDPVHRGMLAAELELDESSDVFEVEGMLALRDLLEVAGLPYPLLRDPPHHPVDNPRFQTRRNIFHIIRDAGSILLQHPYESFSTSVERFLQEASEDPKVRAIKMTLYRTAPDSRLIDFLVEAANNGKQVAVAVELKARFDEAANIRLAERMEEAGVHVTYGVVGLKTHCKVILVVRQDYNGLRRYVHIGTGNYHPGTARIYSDLGLLTSDDVIGQDATELFNYLTTGYTPKRNYRKLLPAPKHLKKELLAKIEREALLHTADMPGQIQFKMNALEDADIVAALYRAARRGVRIDLIVRDSCRLRPGLPGLSETVRVVSIVGRFLEHSRIYYFRNGGDEEYFLGSADAMKRNLEYRVEVLAPVEAPELRKELRSILDTNLNDRRCAWEMNPDGTCRQLQPAGAEDPRGSHEILIAMAEKRARQGARLKKKKAVGVVRRNLK, from the coding sequence ATGGTGCACAAAGGTCGACTGCCGAAAAGCGACATCCTCGATCCGATTGCCACGGGGGAAGCAGAGATCGATCTCGCGGCGCCCGAACTCTACCTGAACCGCGAACTCACCTGGCTTGAGTTCAACCAGCGGGTTCTCCACGAAGCAGAGGATCCGCGAACCCCGCTTCTGGAGCGGACCAAGTTCGTGGCGATTGTGGGCTCGAACCTGGATGAGTTCTTCATGAAGCGGATCGGCGGCCTCAAACAGCAAGTGGGGGCCGGGGTGCAGAACCCCACCGTGGATGGCCGCCCCCCCCTGCAACAGATTGCCGAGTGTTACGCCGTGGTCCGGGAGCTGGTCGAGCGCAAGCGGAGAGCGTTCGGAGAGCTGCTGACGCTCCTGAAGGGGGCGGGCATCGAAATCCTTGGCTACAGCGAGCTGTCCGAAACTGAGCGAACGGTGCTGCGTCAGCATTACTACCGCAACATCTACCCCCTTCTGACCCCCCAGTCCATCGATCCGGCCCACCCATTCCCCTTCATCTCAAACCTCTCCCTCAATCTTCTGGTGACGTTGCGCTATTCGGGCGATCGCGAGACCTCCCTCGCCCGGGTGAAGGTTCCGGTGGGAGCCGGCATCCCGCGCTTTCTCCGCGTGGGGAACGGCGAGCGCTTCGTCCCCCTGGAGGAGGTGATGCGCCACAACCTGGAGATGCTCTTTCCCGAGATGGAAGTAATGGCGTGCGAGCTTTTCCGGGTTACCCGAAACGCCAACACGGAGCGATCCGAAGAGCAGGCCGACGATCTCCTCTCCCTCATCGAGTCCGAACTCCAGGACCGCCGTTTCGCCCCCATCGTCCGGCTGGAGGTGGGAGACGGCATGGATCCGGTCCATCGGGGGATGCTCGCCGCCGAGCTGGAACTGGACGAGTCGTCGGACGTGTTCGAGGTGGAGGGAATGCTGGCCCTGCGCGACCTCCTGGAGGTGGCCGGCCTGCCATATCCGCTCCTGAGGGACCCGCCCCATCACCCCGTTGACAATCCCCGCTTCCAGACACGGCGCAACATCTTTCACATCATCCGCGACGCGGGCTCCATCCTCCTCCAGCACCCCTATGAGTCGTTCTCCACCTCGGTAGAGCGGTTTCTTCAGGAAGCGTCCGAGGACCCCAAGGTGCGGGCCATCAAGATGACCCTCTACCGGACCGCCCCGGACAGCCGGCTCATCGATTTCCTGGTTGAGGCGGCCAACAACGGCAAGCAGGTGGCGGTGGCCGTGGAACTCAAGGCGCGTTTCGACGAGGCGGCCAACATCAGGCTGGCGGAACGGATGGAGGAGGCCGGTGTCCACGTGACCTACGGGGTGGTGGGGCTCAAGACCCACTGCAAGGTGATCCTGGTGGTGCGGCAGGACTATAACGGACTGCGGCGCTACGTCCACATCGGTACCGGCAACTATCACCCCGGCACCGCGCGAATCTACAGCGATCTGGGGCTCCTCACGAGTGACGACGTCATTGGTCAGGATGCCACCGAGCTCTTCAACTACCTCACCACCGGCTACACTCCCAAGCGAAATTACCGGAAGCTCCTGCCGGCCCCCAAGCACCTGAAGAAGGAGCTCCTGGCCAAGATCGAGCGGGAGGCGCTGCTCCATACCGCCGACATGCCGGGACAGATCCAGTTCAAGATGAACGCCCTGGAGGACGCGGACATCGTGGCAGCCCTCTACCGGGCGGCCCGTCGGGGGGTGCGGATTGACCTCATCGTGCGCGACAGCTGTCGCCTGCGGCCGGGTCTGCCGGGACTTTCGGAAACGGTGCGGGTGGTGAGCATTGTGGGGCGTTTTCTGGAGCACTCACGCATCTACTATTTCCGCAATGGCGGCGACGAGGAATACTTCCTCGGCTCGGCCGACGCCATGAAGCGCAACCTCGAATACCGGGTGGAGGTGCTGGCCCCGGTGGAAGCCCCGGAGCTGCGGAAAGAGCTCCGCTCCATCCTCGACACCAACCTGAACGACCGGCGCTGCGCCTGGGAAATGAATCCCGACGGCACCTGCCGGCAGTTGCAGCCAGCCGGCGCGGAGGACCCCCGCGGCAGCCACGAAATCCTCATCGCAATGGCCGAGAAGCGGGCCCGTCAGGGGGCGCGCCTCAAGAAGAAAAAGGCCGTGGGGGTCGTGCGGCGCAACCTGAAATAG